TAGCCATATCCCTATCAAGAAGGTTAGGCAATACCCTATCTTGCATCTCTACAAGATAAGTCTGCAAACCTTTTCTAAAAAGTGCCACAGCCATCTCAATTCCGATATTTCCGGCACCGACTACCACTGCCTTTTTGGCACCGCTGTTTATACATCCGAGAATCTGCTCCAAATCGCTTTCGGTCTTTACTGTCGCTATATTTTCCAAATGGTTCCCTTTTATTGGTGGTACAAATGGTGAAGCACCTGTAGCAATAATAAGTTTATCATATTCAAAGCTGCCATTATTTTCCGTAAATACAGATTTTTTATCAAAATCTACTTTTACCACTTTATCCTTTACAAGCTTTGCCCCTACATCAAGCACAAGGCTATCTTGCTTTCTAATCTTTTCCTTCTCTACCAAATCTTCTACTACGTAAGGCAAAGCACAGTAAATGACACTGTAAGGTTCGGGTCTTACCATTGTGATGTCAATCTGCTCATTATGCGCCTTAAGTGTCCTTGTCGCCTGTATCCCTGCAGGTCCACCACCGATAACTACTACTCTCATAATCTTCCTCCTTCATTCATATAGCAATATATGAATATATGTATTTGCAGATATATAGTCAATGACTTTTTTGAATATTTACCCGTTTATTGTCCGGCAACCTGTCAAATATAACAATATTCAATTTCTCTTCAGCAAAATTTATTGCTCTAAATTAACCTCCTTGATATTATTGATTATGAAAATTAGGCTACCAAAAATTTATTACTTGATGTTTGCATCTATCTGCGTGGGGCTGCTCTCCAAATTTTCCTTAATAATTGCGTATCTGCTAAGTATCATATTGATAATATTATTTTTTGAAAAAAGGCTAAGGCAGATTTTACTATTTTTGTTATGTGGGATATTTTTAATTAGCAACTTTGCAGCGATAATTCTTGATAAAAAAAGCTATGGTAAAAAGGCTACAACATATTACTCAATCACAAAAAATTTCAAATCATATGAAAATTTTGATATAGGCGACATCATAATCGGCAAAAAAGAGTCTATAAATCAATATTCTATTAACATTAAGCCGCTCTTGACTTTAAAAATTCCAGTTGTGTCTTCAATAATCTCATTCAGAAAGAATTTAAGCGAAAGACTATATCTAAAATCAGGGGAAAAGCTAACTTTAATTCAAGGATTGATTCTCGGAGATAAAAGTAAGATAAACGGAGCTACAAAGGATAAATTTACCTATCTCGGGCTAAATCACTATCTTGCTATTTCCGGGCTTCATATAGGAATAATTGCAGTAGTCCTGATAACTCTAATACCAAAAATACCTTTAAAACCGAAGCTCTTGATTGTATCTATCATCTTACTATTCTTCACGATACTGACAGGCTTTAAAATACCTGTCATACGCTCTGTAATATTTTTTGCAATCTTAACTATAACCTACATTATGAATATAAAAGTCGATTTCAAAAATTTTGTTATACTTATAGGCTCTATTTTTACACTTATCTCCCCTCCCACTATTTTTAATTTATCATTTATATTGTCATTTTCCGCCATTTTAGGAATCGCATTTATTATTGAGGAGGAAAAACATTTTTTATTTAACATTTTTATAACTTCAATAGCTGCAACAATT
This DNA window, taken from Deferrivibrio essentukiensis, encodes the following:
- a CDS encoding ComEC/Rec2 family competence protein → MKIRLPKIYYLMFASICVGLLSKFSLIIAYLLSIILIILFFEKRLRQILLFLLCGIFLISNFAAIILDKKSYGKKATTYYSITKNFKSYENFDIGDIIIGKKESINQYSINIKPLLTLKIPVVSSIISFRKNLSERLYLKSGEKLTLIQGLILGDKSKINGATKDKFTYLGLNHYLAISGLHIGIIAVVLITLIPKIPLKPKLLIVSIILLFFTILTGFKIPVIRSVIFFAILTITYIMNIKVDFKNFVILIGSIFTLISPPTIFNLSFILSFSAILGIAFIIEEEKHFLFNIFITSIAATIFTLPFVLYFFKMYNFLAVINTIVVFPIIYLHIVCGVFTLLYENIFIRPLIVNENILNQMLDFLIKYETYFFTSNKIPFVIFVAMLLTILISLITRKKILLAIIPILALIPYYTPDKNIYFPNFIRSKAVIDMTSNEIYYQGFYSDYRYKLIPYLLDKNISLKFKQGHIRIYDGKNIFITTNEKSELLTNICINNKGNNCLFEYFTNKNYFKGITYRQDKIYIVYDTDLEKDNIFTLKNKKELIFTGTGALIDENFPKRKGN